Proteins found in one Megachile rotundata isolate GNS110a chromosome 14, iyMegRotu1, whole genome shotgun sequence genomic segment:
- the LOC100877298 gene encoding tonsoku-like protein, whose product MDIERLSKKKKRIKRDGNLQQLAEIVKELGDIYFETGKYEDALQEYKEQLEVCNTLGDKLNIAVAHRMVGEIYANLGTYEEALKHQNLYLEGAQEINNLLEEQRAYATLGRTYFCWAESLPGESENKSDALASAKKAYMKSIRLCNELGDTNIELKELITMRARLLLNLGLVLEAQKDHGEAVDLMEKAAVLCQTHNLREDFHRTQIALGGIYDRQCNYELALKHFEKAAEIDNTSLKAEARLFQAELLLKMERWQESRKMLVSLYVATNLPQNLKHQVEKCLRIVATLHTTERALSEEESTSGKLKLYETLGDAAVAASCFEKAVDYYKKMLECAEEIKSDRTGAALLSLAQTLKDVGRYDEALEFAQRELMLCTDPRETCRSALFLADLLIANKAADEKIQEIYNLALKNAKDCANVSLEASVLKERLNFFKTSGNTDEIETLQERLKELDKFSDDTDSENESEENNIGANICLEDLSDVETELKAKGSSKMNRKRARNKSMIIKRNEKGETQLHVACINGNIENVEKLLEAGHSTNVRDNFGWTPLHEAANHGYVEIAELLLKHGADVNDPGSLMCQGVTPLHDAASCGNITMMKLLIQHGANAELRTTEDDSVLDCLEQWRNRVDYLSPNDQAEYDEMYNILSAIIPSSKKKNFKRLHKSPHSSKTYIVDEDDTVKNISAGEDYKRTIASLKRRNDPIGIPLSRNNSNINPLLNSEEVLLDDWLEDDISENISNRRYSDETSTSITKRKSSNGDIDFEKNFKRQKTNNENFVLKEQKFDLEEKGSNDRCDTVDTCSNSSKLRKRKQQTSLLSIGFSRNPISRSPSPVISSPTEFKLQETDSIRSIILNVSVEGKVFKTQVEFSNTTKPLIQDILADIETQFYNDSGCKAKFDLKTVSGIAINCNNLLTILNEGDIIKNLKCEIIELETPSIVDRYGTICKTYDIDVRDSVLKCLKSCENTRILRLKQGDISKKELVSVLKTLKYEKNVQILDLSGGELYEMGKDLNDCILKLLSLQELCLQGCDIDSDCLSKLDKLPVQLKLLDLSYNPLGPESQDILYKLLSPLTQLQTLKIRYCQLCNFQFISSNCSLVNIDISWNSFNENGLCNTLQRQLLNLNLSNTVYSSEFNLVKNIFTTTNFSFLNLECLEVAACDLLDIDVRNILSQASNLSKLVLRGNRNIGVQSLNLLLKHTPTLRYIDVSGCMTITDYPDVEIFIENPVICTLIVSMYPEVCEHWIRLWRGNGIVNKLPHNLVIFKPIKEIER is encoded by the exons ATGGATATCGAAA GATTAAGCAAAAAGAAGAAACGGATCAAACGTGATGGCAACCTTCAGCAATTGGCTGAAATTGTTAAGGAGCTTGGAGATATATATTTTGAAACTGGAAAGTATGAAGATGCTTTACAAGAGTATAAGGAGCAGTTAGAAGTTTGCAACACTTTAGGAGATAAACTAAACATTGCTGTAGCTCATAGAATGGTTGGAGAGATATATGCAAATTTAGGCACCTATGAGGAAGCATTAAAgcatcaaaatttatatttgg AAGGAGCCCAAGAGATAAACAATTTGTTGGAAGAACAACGTGCTTATGCAACATTAGGTAGAACATATTTCTGTTGGGCAGAAAGTTTGCCTGGTGAATCTGAGAATAAATCTGATGCTCTTGCAAGTGCTAAAAAAGCATATATGAAGAGTATACGTCTTTGCAATGA attaGGAGATACAAATATCGAGTTGAAAGAATTAATCACTATGAGAGCTAGGTTGCTTTTGAATTTAGGCTTAGTGCTAGAAGCTCAGAAAGATCATGGAGAGGCTGTTGATTTAATGGAAAAGGCTGCAGTATTATGTCAGACTCATAATTTGCGAGAAGATTTTCATAGAACACAAATTGCTTTGGGAGGAATTTACGACCGTCAGTGCAATTATGAATTGGCATTAAAACATTTCGAAAAAGCCGCCGAGATCGATAATACATCTCTAAAAGCAGAAGCACGATTATTTCAAGCGGAATTACTTTTGAAAATGGAACGATGGCAAGAATCGCGCAAGATGTTAGTGTCTTTGTACGTTGCAACCAATTTACCACAAAATCTGAAACATCAAGTTGAAAAATGCCTTAGGATAG TTGCAACTTTACATACTACCGAGCGTGCTTTAAGCGAAGAAGAAAGTACGAGCGGTAAGTTGAAACTTTACGAAACATTAGGAGATGCAGCGGTTGCTGCAAGTTGTTTTGAAAAAGCTGTCGATTATTACAAGAAGATGCTCGAATGCGCGGAAGAGATTAAAAGTGACCGTACAGGAGCAGCTTTGTTAAGTCTGGCACAAACTTTGAAAGATGTTGGACGATACGATGAAGCGTTAGAATTTGCTCAAAGGGAGTTGATGTTATGTACGGATCCACGTGAAACATGTAGGTCTGCTTTATTTTTGGCAGATTTATTAATAGCTAATAAAGCAGCCGatgaaaaaattcaagaaatttataatttagctttaaaaaatgcaaaagatTGTGCCAATGTTTCGTTGGAAGCGTCGGTACTAAAAGAacgtttaaatttttttaaaacttcCGGTAACACAGACGAAATAGAAACTCTTCAGGAAAGATTAAAAGAGCTGGACAAATTTTCGGATGACACAGACAGCGAAAATGAATCGGAAGAAAATAACATTGGTGCAAACATTTGTTTGGAAGATTTGTCAGATGTAGAAACCGAATTGAAAGCTAAAGGAAGTAGCAAGATGAATAGAAAACGAGCTAGAAATAAAtcaatgataataaaaagaaacgagAAAGGTGAAACACAGCTTCATGTTGCTTGCATTAATGGAAATATCGAAAACGTTGAAAAATTGTTGGAAGCCGGTCATTCAACGAACGTCAGGGACAATTTTGGTTGGACACCACTTCACGAGGCCGCTAATCATGGTTACGTGGAAATCGCAGAGTTGCTATTGAAACACGGTGCAGATGTAAATGATCCTGGAAGCCTCATGTGCCAAGGAGTTACGCCTCTTCACGACGCAGCGTCTTGTGGTAATATTACGATGATGAAGCTTTTAATTCAACACGGAGCAAACGCAGAACTTAGAACAACTGAAGATGATTCAGTGCTAGATTGTTTAGAACAATGGAGAAATCGCGTTGATTATTTGTCTCCCAACGATCAAGCCGAGTATGATGAAATGTATAACATATTGTCTGCTATAATCCCATcaagtaaaaagaaaaattttaaacgaTTGCATAAATCACCGCATAGTTCAAAAACTTACATCGTTGACGAAGATGATACCGTAAAAAACATATCTGCAGGTGAAGATTACAAAAGAACAATAGCCAGTTTGAAGCGTAGAAATGATCCAATTGGAATACCTTTGTCTCGCAATAACTCTAATATAAATCCACTTTTAAACAGTGAAGAAGTTCTTTTAGATGACTGGTTAGAAGACGATATCAGTGAAAATATCAGCAATAGAAGATATTCCGATGAAACATCAACTTCAATTACGAAAAGAAAGTCAAGCAATGGCGATATTGATTTTGAGAAAAATTTTAAACGACAGAaaacaaataatgaaaattttgtactaaaagaacaaaaatttgatttaGAAGAAAAAGGTAGCAACGATCGTTGCGATACCGTCGATACGTGTTCGAATTCGTCCAAACTTCGAAAAAGAAAGCAGCAAACGTCCTTGTTATCGATTGGATTTTCCAGAAATCCGATTTCTCGATCTCCTTCTCCTGTAATTTCATCACCTACGGAATTCAAATTACAAGAAACAGATTCCATAAgatcaattattttaaatgtttccGTGGAAGGAAAAGTATTCAAAACGCAagtagaattttcaaatacgaCAAAACCATTAATACAAGATATTTTAGCTGATATTGAAACACAATTTTATAACGATAGTGGCTGTAAAGCCAAGTTTGATTTAAAAACTGTAAGTGGTATTGcgataaattgtaataatttacttACGATTTTGAACGAAGGagatattattaagaatttgaaatgtgaAATAATTGAATTGGAAACACCTTCTATCGTCGATCGGTATGGAACGATTTGTAAAACTTACGACATTG ATGTTCGTGACTCcgtattaaaatgtttaaaatcatGCGAGAACACACGTATATTACGATTGAAACAAGGGGATATTAGTAAGAAAGAACTTGTATCTGTATTAAAgactttgaaatatgaaaaaaatgtccaaatattaGATTTATCTGGTGGAGAGTTGTATGAAATGGGAAAAGATTTAAACGATTGTATTTTAAAGTTGTTATCTTTACAAGAATTGTGCCTACAAGGCTGTGACATTGATTCGGATTGTTTAAGTAAATTAGACAAGTTACCTGTACAACTTAAGCTATTGGATCTCAGTTACAATCCGCTTGGACCGGAAAGTCAGGATATTTTATACAAGCTTCTTAGTCCTTTGACAcaacttcaaactttaaaaatacGATATTGTCAActatgcaattttcaatttatttcgaGCAACTGCAGCCTTGTAAATATAGATATTTCGTGGAATAGCTTCAATGAAAATGGACTCTGTAATACTTTACAGAGACAGttacttaatttaaatttatcaaataccGTGTATTCAAGCGAATTTAATTTAGTGAAAAACATTTTTACTACTACGAatttttcgtttttaaatttggaatgttTGGAAGTTGCTGCCTGTGATTTATTAGATATCGACGTAAGAAATATATTGTCACAAGCTTCAAATCTTTCCAAGTTGGTACTTAGAGGAAATAGAAATATAGGAGTACAGTCTCTGAATTTGTTATTGAAACATACGCCAACGTTAAGATATATTGATGTCAGTGGTTGTATGACTATTACCGATTATCCTgatgttgaaatatttattgaaaatccTGTAATTTGTACATTAATTGTGAGCATGTATCCTGAAGTGTGTGAACATTGGATACGTTTGTGGCGAGGAAATGGTATTGTAAACAAATTACCGCACAATCTTGTTATTTTTAAACCAATTAAAGAGATAGAaagatga
- the Oseg4 gene encoding intraflagellar transport protein Oseg4 isoform X1 encodes MFVYLSKKIAIPNNFRLNCIAWNQKEGYIAVGGEDGLLKVLRVDSNVSGSTNSGKSRNLTAASNLSMNQTLEGHNSHVQVVTWNEQHQKLTSSDQNGVIIVWMLYKGSWYDEMINNCNKSVVKGMAWSSDGLKICIVYEDGAVIVGSVDGNRIWGKELKNVSLAAVQWSPDGKLLLFGLKNGEVHLYDNQGVFLTKLHIIALNTSQIQTIVSLEWYDGRNGYIGLDCPTLIICYRNGRIQLMRDANDDNPIIIETGMTAAWCCWNSCGSLLAVTGIMPLPGNGETKDANVIQFYTPFGKHTKTLKIPGREVTCCAWEGGSLRVALSVDSHIYFANIRLDYKWTYFSNTVVYTNEKIGKDGICIVFWNTINNTCCTKYVKALVSIASYGDHCVLAVKNDLVQGSEQFALLVCNSIATPIDTKFTDLEPLWVTMTNNTVITASKNNFLVWNHRTPRNTMLHAGRIKKDKIYHIDETPTGVTEVIQDLDKDRSFETPINTKATMDPICCLYATEKILLIGRESGMIQRYSLPQITLTNRYNSSCKLYKIAINCDSSRASLMDTNGILTMLDLDIDSKKSLKNGEAEDDINKFERKDVWAMCWAQDNPALLAIMEKTRMYVLREFDPEEPISCTGYICSFQDLEIRCVLLDDLMQKPEDTKNELIVDLEVKSLRDTRELLTKVGLKEANNFIQDNPHPRLWRLLAESALQKLDLETAENAMVRCTDYLGIQFIKRLQNVHNDQLKRAEVAAFLGNYDEAEKLYLDMDRRDLAISLRQKLGDYFRVIQLMKMGIGGSDKQMEHAYNKIGEYYAERQNWEGAREYYEKSRNLEKLIDCYYKLEDFVQLAGTVQQLPDKSPLLKTVARMLASVGMCSQAVAAYIKYGDVKLAVDTCVRLNHWDQAVELAKTYKMAQIGELLNKYANHLLSNGKRLQAIELYKKANYNLEAAKLLFQLAEEQAKSRTNPLRTKKIYVLAALLIEDHINITPATKGGRSNIVMGLTENNEDTRVIENAWRGAEAYHFLLLAHRQIYSGNFDAAMKTALRLREYEDILQPEDIYCLLALSSAVNHAFAVCSKAFIKLESLEIISESAREEYEDLAVDIFTKHSPKDVRNSKAECANCETLIPDWCVACPNCSTRFPPCIISGKPLMDLGNAWICTVCRHHVATERDVVNINACPLCHSTVTYM; translated from the coding sequence ATGTTTGTATACCTAAGTAAAAAGATAGCAATACCAAATAATTTTCGATTAAACTGTATAGCATGGAATCAAAAAGAAGGTTATATAGCTGTTGGAGGAGAAGATGGCCTTTTGAAGGTACTTAGAGTCGATTCCAATGTAAGTGGATCTACCAATAGTggaaaatctcgaaatttaactGCTGCTAGTAATCTGAGTATGAATCAGACCTTGGAAGGACACAATAGCCATGTACAAGTTGTTACTTGGAACGAACAGCATCAGAAATTAACTTCCAGTGATCAGAATGGCGTAATTATAGTTTGGATGTTGTACAAAGGATCTTGGTATGATGAAATGATAAACAACTGTAATAAATCGGTAGTTAAAGGAATGGCATGGAGTTCCGATGGTCTGAAAATTTGCATAGTATACGAAGATGGAGCAGTCATCGTGGGTTCTGTGGATGGTAACAGAATTTGGGGaaaggaattgaagaatgtatCTCTTGCTGCTGTACAATGGTCTCCAGATGGGAAGCTTTTATTATTTGGCTTGAAAAATGGGGAAGTTCATCTTTATGATAATCAAGGTGTATTTTTAACAAAGTTACATATCATAGCGCTTAATACTAGTCAAATTCAAACAATAGTATCCTTAGAATGGTACGATGGAAGAAATGGTTATATCGGTTTAGACTGTCCTACTTTGATTATTTGCTACAGAAACGGTAGAATACAACTTATGAGAGACGCAAACGACGATAATCCGATCATAATAGAGACTGGTATGACAGCAGCATGGTGTTGCTGGAATAGTTGTGGATCTTTGTTAGCGGTGACAGGAATTATGCCGTTGCCAGGTAACGGCGAGACGAAGGATGCAAATGTCATTCAGTTCTATACTCCGTTTGGTAAACATACGAAAACTCTAAAAATACCTGGTAGAGAGGTAACGTGCTGCGCATGGGAAGGAGGATCTCTCAGAGTAGCTTTGTCAGTTGATTCTCacatatattttgcaaatatccgTTTAGATTACAAATGGACTTATTTCAGTAACACAGTGGTATATACGAACGAGAAGATTGGCAAAGATGGTATCTGCATAGTGTTCTGGAATACTATTAACAATACGTGTTGCACGAAATACGTGAAAGCGTTAGTATCGATAGCTTCGTACGGAGACCACTGTGTTCTGGCAGTGAAAAACGATCTTGTACAAGGGTCTGAACAATTTGCCCTTCTAGTTTGTAACTCGATAGCCACTCCGATAGATacgaaatttacagatttagaacCGCTGTGGGTTACCATGACCAATAATACCGTTATCACAgcgtcaaaaaataattttttagtatgGAATCATCGTACTCCCCGCAACACCATGTTACATGCAGGCCGGATTAAAAAAGACAAGATTTATCATATCGACGAAACTCCAACCGGAGTGACGGAAGTTATTCAAGACTTAGATAAAGATAGATCGTTCGAAACACCCATTAATACTAAAGCCACTATGGATCCTATTTGTTGTTTATATGCCACCGAGAAGATTTTGTTGATCGGCAGAGAATCAGGAATGATTCAGCGGTACTCGTTACCGCAAATAACTCTGACAAACAGGTACAATTCGTcgtgtaaattatataaaattgcgATCAATTGCGACTCGTCACGCGCGTCGCTTATGGACACGAATGGCATACTAACCATGTTAGACTTGGACATCGATTCGAAGAAAAGCTTGAAAAATGGAGAGGCAGAGGATGACATAAACAAATTTGAAAGGAAAGATGTTTGGGCCATGTGTTGGGCGCAGGATAATCCAGCTCTGTTGGCGATCATGGAAAAGACCAGAATGTACGTGTTAAGAGAATTTGATCCCGAGGAACCGATATCGTGTACCGGATACATTTGTTCGTTCCAGGACTTAGAAATACGTTGCGTGTTGTTGGACGATCTGATGCAAAAGCCAGAAGATACAAAGAACGAGTTGATAGTCGATCTAGAAGTAAAATCTTTGAGGGACACGAGagaattattaacgaaagtAGGGTTGAAGGAAgctaacaattttatacaagaCAATCCTCATCCACGATTGTGGCGCTTATTGGCCGAATCAGCATTGCAGAAATTGGATTTGGAGACCGCGGAAAATGCGATGGTACGTTGTACCGATTATTTGGGTATACAGTTTATAAAACGTTTGCAAAACGTGCACAACGATCAGTTGAAGAGAGCAGAGGTAGCAGCGTTTCTTGGCAACTACGACGAAGCGGAGAAACTGTACTTGGATATGGATCGAAGGGACCTCGCGATATCGTTGCGTCAAAAATTGGGCGATTATTTCCGCGTGATACAACTAATGAAAATGGGCATCGGTGGTTCCGACAAACAAATGGAACACGCTTACAACAAAATAGGCGAGTACTACGCCGAGAGGCAGAATTGGGAAGGTGCACGGGAATATTACGAAAAGAGCAGAAACTTGGAGAAGTTGATCGATTGTTATTACAAATTGGAAGACTTTGTTCAATTGGCAGGAACGGTGCAACAGTTGCCGGATAAAAGTCCTCTGTTAAAAACGGTCGCGAGAATGTTAGCGTCCGTGGGTATGTGTTCTCAAGCCGTTGCAGCTTACATAAAGTACGGAGACGTGAAACTGGCTGTAGACACGTGTGTTCGGTTAAATCATTGGGATCAAGCGGTAGAATTGGCGAAGACTTACAAGATGGCTCAAATAGGCGAACTGTTGAACAAGTACGCCAACCATCTTTTATCGAATGGCAAGAGATTACAGGCGATAGAGTTGTACAAGAAAGCGAATTACAATCTGGAGGCAGCGAAACTGTTGTTCCAGTTGGCCGAAGAACAGGCCAAGAGTCGAACGAACCCATTACGCACGAAGAAGATCTACGTCCTCGCGGCTTTGCTGATCGAAGATCACATCAATATCACGCCCGCGACTAAGGGCGGTCGTAGCAACATCGTGATGGGTTTAACGGAGAACAATGAAGACACGCGCGTGATAGAGAATGCCTGGAGGGGCGCGGAGGCGTATCACTTTCTTTTATTGGCGCACAGGCAGATATATTCAGGAAACTTCGACGCGGCTATGAAAACTGCTTTGCGTCTCAGAGAATACGAGGATATTCTACAGCCCGAGGATATTTACTGCTTGCTCGCGCTGTCGAGCGCCGTTAATCACGCTTTCGCTGTCTGTTCGAAGGCATTCATCAAGCTGGAGTCACTGGAGATTATCTCGGAATCGGCCAGAGAAGAATACGAGGATCTAGCGGTGGATATCTTTACCAAGCACAGTCCAAAAGACGTTCGTAATTCGAAAGCTGAATGCGCAAATTGCGAGACTTTGATACCTGACTGGTGCGTCGCGTGTCCTAACTGTTCGACCAGATTTCCTCCTTGTATCATTTCCGGAAAACCACTGATGGATCTCGGTAATGCTTGGATATGTACCGTTTGCAGGCATCATGTCGCCACGGAACGCGATGTCGTTAATATTAATGCTTGTCCCCTGTGTCACAGCACAgttacatatatgtaa
- the Oseg4 gene encoding intraflagellar transport protein Oseg4 isoform X2, translated as MAWSSDGLKICIVYEDGAVIVGSVDGNRIWGKELKNVSLAAVQWSPDGKLLLFGLKNGEVHLYDNQGVFLTKLHIIALNTSQIQTIVSLEWYDGRNGYIGLDCPTLIICYRNGRIQLMRDANDDNPIIIETGMTAAWCCWNSCGSLLAVTGIMPLPGNGETKDANVIQFYTPFGKHTKTLKIPGREVTCCAWEGGSLRVALSVDSHIYFANIRLDYKWTYFSNTVVYTNEKIGKDGICIVFWNTINNTCCTKYVKALVSIASYGDHCVLAVKNDLVQGSEQFALLVCNSIATPIDTKFTDLEPLWVTMTNNTVITASKNNFLVWNHRTPRNTMLHAGRIKKDKIYHIDETPTGVTEVIQDLDKDRSFETPINTKATMDPICCLYATEKILLIGRESGMIQRYSLPQITLTNRYNSSCKLYKIAINCDSSRASLMDTNGILTMLDLDIDSKKSLKNGEAEDDINKFERKDVWAMCWAQDNPALLAIMEKTRMYVLREFDPEEPISCTGYICSFQDLEIRCVLLDDLMQKPEDTKNELIVDLEVKSLRDTRELLTKVGLKEANNFIQDNPHPRLWRLLAESALQKLDLETAENAMVRCTDYLGIQFIKRLQNVHNDQLKRAEVAAFLGNYDEAEKLYLDMDRRDLAISLRQKLGDYFRVIQLMKMGIGGSDKQMEHAYNKIGEYYAERQNWEGAREYYEKSRNLEKLIDCYYKLEDFVQLAGTVQQLPDKSPLLKTVARMLASVGMCSQAVAAYIKYGDVKLAVDTCVRLNHWDQAVELAKTYKMAQIGELLNKYANHLLSNGKRLQAIELYKKANYNLEAAKLLFQLAEEQAKSRTNPLRTKKIYVLAALLIEDHINITPATKGGRSNIVMGLTENNEDTRVIENAWRGAEAYHFLLLAHRQIYSGNFDAAMKTALRLREYEDILQPEDIYCLLALSSAVNHAFAVCSKAFIKLESLEIISESAREEYEDLAVDIFTKHSPKDVRNSKAECANCETLIPDWCVACPNCSTRFPPCIISGKPLMDLGNAWICTVCRHHVATERDVVNINACPLCHSTVTYM; from the coding sequence ATGGCATGGAGTTCCGATGGTCTGAAAATTTGCATAGTATACGAAGATGGAGCAGTCATCGTGGGTTCTGTGGATGGTAACAGAATTTGGGGaaaggaattgaagaatgtatCTCTTGCTGCTGTACAATGGTCTCCAGATGGGAAGCTTTTATTATTTGGCTTGAAAAATGGGGAAGTTCATCTTTATGATAATCAAGGTGTATTTTTAACAAAGTTACATATCATAGCGCTTAATACTAGTCAAATTCAAACAATAGTATCCTTAGAATGGTACGATGGAAGAAATGGTTATATCGGTTTAGACTGTCCTACTTTGATTATTTGCTACAGAAACGGTAGAATACAACTTATGAGAGACGCAAACGACGATAATCCGATCATAATAGAGACTGGTATGACAGCAGCATGGTGTTGCTGGAATAGTTGTGGATCTTTGTTAGCGGTGACAGGAATTATGCCGTTGCCAGGTAACGGCGAGACGAAGGATGCAAATGTCATTCAGTTCTATACTCCGTTTGGTAAACATACGAAAACTCTAAAAATACCTGGTAGAGAGGTAACGTGCTGCGCATGGGAAGGAGGATCTCTCAGAGTAGCTTTGTCAGTTGATTCTCacatatattttgcaaatatccgTTTAGATTACAAATGGACTTATTTCAGTAACACAGTGGTATATACGAACGAGAAGATTGGCAAAGATGGTATCTGCATAGTGTTCTGGAATACTATTAACAATACGTGTTGCACGAAATACGTGAAAGCGTTAGTATCGATAGCTTCGTACGGAGACCACTGTGTTCTGGCAGTGAAAAACGATCTTGTACAAGGGTCTGAACAATTTGCCCTTCTAGTTTGTAACTCGATAGCCACTCCGATAGATacgaaatttacagatttagaacCGCTGTGGGTTACCATGACCAATAATACCGTTATCACAgcgtcaaaaaataattttttagtatgGAATCATCGTACTCCCCGCAACACCATGTTACATGCAGGCCGGATTAAAAAAGACAAGATTTATCATATCGACGAAACTCCAACCGGAGTGACGGAAGTTATTCAAGACTTAGATAAAGATAGATCGTTCGAAACACCCATTAATACTAAAGCCACTATGGATCCTATTTGTTGTTTATATGCCACCGAGAAGATTTTGTTGATCGGCAGAGAATCAGGAATGATTCAGCGGTACTCGTTACCGCAAATAACTCTGACAAACAGGTACAATTCGTcgtgtaaattatataaaattgcgATCAATTGCGACTCGTCACGCGCGTCGCTTATGGACACGAATGGCATACTAACCATGTTAGACTTGGACATCGATTCGAAGAAAAGCTTGAAAAATGGAGAGGCAGAGGATGACATAAACAAATTTGAAAGGAAAGATGTTTGGGCCATGTGTTGGGCGCAGGATAATCCAGCTCTGTTGGCGATCATGGAAAAGACCAGAATGTACGTGTTAAGAGAATTTGATCCCGAGGAACCGATATCGTGTACCGGATACATTTGTTCGTTCCAGGACTTAGAAATACGTTGCGTGTTGTTGGACGATCTGATGCAAAAGCCAGAAGATACAAAGAACGAGTTGATAGTCGATCTAGAAGTAAAATCTTTGAGGGACACGAGagaattattaacgaaagtAGGGTTGAAGGAAgctaacaattttatacaagaCAATCCTCATCCACGATTGTGGCGCTTATTGGCCGAATCAGCATTGCAGAAATTGGATTTGGAGACCGCGGAAAATGCGATGGTACGTTGTACCGATTATTTGGGTATACAGTTTATAAAACGTTTGCAAAACGTGCACAACGATCAGTTGAAGAGAGCAGAGGTAGCAGCGTTTCTTGGCAACTACGACGAAGCGGAGAAACTGTACTTGGATATGGATCGAAGGGACCTCGCGATATCGTTGCGTCAAAAATTGGGCGATTATTTCCGCGTGATACAACTAATGAAAATGGGCATCGGTGGTTCCGACAAACAAATGGAACACGCTTACAACAAAATAGGCGAGTACTACGCCGAGAGGCAGAATTGGGAAGGTGCACGGGAATATTACGAAAAGAGCAGAAACTTGGAGAAGTTGATCGATTGTTATTACAAATTGGAAGACTTTGTTCAATTGGCAGGAACGGTGCAACAGTTGCCGGATAAAAGTCCTCTGTTAAAAACGGTCGCGAGAATGTTAGCGTCCGTGGGTATGTGTTCTCAAGCCGTTGCAGCTTACATAAAGTACGGAGACGTGAAACTGGCTGTAGACACGTGTGTTCGGTTAAATCATTGGGATCAAGCGGTAGAATTGGCGAAGACTTACAAGATGGCTCAAATAGGCGAACTGTTGAACAAGTACGCCAACCATCTTTTATCGAATGGCAAGAGATTACAGGCGATAGAGTTGTACAAGAAAGCGAATTACAATCTGGAGGCAGCGAAACTGTTGTTCCAGTTGGCCGAAGAACAGGCCAAGAGTCGAACGAACCCATTACGCACGAAGAAGATCTACGTCCTCGCGGCTTTGCTGATCGAAGATCACATCAATATCACGCCCGCGACTAAGGGCGGTCGTAGCAACATCGTGATGGGTTTAACGGAGAACAATGAAGACACGCGCGTGATAGAGAATGCCTGGAGGGGCGCGGAGGCGTATCACTTTCTTTTATTGGCGCACAGGCAGATATATTCAGGAAACTTCGACGCGGCTATGAAAACTGCTTTGCGTCTCAGAGAATACGAGGATATTCTACAGCCCGAGGATATTTACTGCTTGCTCGCGCTGTCGAGCGCCGTTAATCACGCTTTCGCTGTCTGTTCGAAGGCATTCATCAAGCTGGAGTCACTGGAGATTATCTCGGAATCGGCCAGAGAAGAATACGAGGATCTAGCGGTGGATATCTTTACCAAGCACAGTCCAAAAGACGTTCGTAATTCGAAAGCTGAATGCGCAAATTGCGAGACTTTGATACCTGACTGGTGCGTCGCGTGTCCTAACTGTTCGACCAGATTTCCTCCTTGTATCATTTCCGGAAAACCACTGATGGATCTCGGTAATGCTTGGATATGTACCGTTTGCAGGCATCATGTCGCCACGGAACGCGATGTCGTTAATATTAATGCTTGTCCCCTGTGTCACAGCACAgttacatatatgtaa